Proteins found in one Serinicoccus marinus DSM 15273 genomic segment:
- a CDS encoding GNAT family N-acetyltransferase, with protein sequence MPPETDAAFTFTDLTTDDLARVRDLVETVWFSVTPGKTLEDLDDEVDLSHARGVVRTGGPLPGEADEGGAAPLMAFYSAFDMGLTAPGPGDALTRVPMDGLTFVSVHPDARRRGVLRAMMTDHLHRVHERGECAIAGLHASETAIYGRFGYGCASVEAKLTLGRGTELRAPAPLAAEADGVSTHVVTVDSEAALAVLHEAHLACAGVTLGAVTRPEALAQRWFAFRDHPQARGSKEPQRLLVARRDGQVSGYAVFRRESKWEDGKPAGEVTVGELGATDDATLLALARRLVDLDLTARTTFWSRPTDDPVAWWTGGPRGADVQLFDALWIRLVDLPRALTERGYADGSPLDLVLEVTDEVCPWNAGRWRLRIEADGRAEVSASDADPDLETPVAALGAAYLGGRTLLSQAATLGVTERTPGALRGLSRALRADRDPVPAIGF encoded by the coding sequence GTGCCACCCGAGACCGATGCCGCCTTCACCTTCACCGACCTGACCACCGACGACCTGGCCCGCGTGCGGGACCTGGTCGAGACGGTGTGGTTCAGCGTCACCCCCGGCAAGACGCTGGAGGACCTCGACGACGAGGTGGACCTCAGCCACGCGCGCGGCGTGGTGCGGACCGGTGGACCGCTGCCCGGCGAGGCCGACGAGGGCGGGGCCGCGCCGCTCATGGCGTTCTACAGCGCCTTCGACATGGGGCTCACCGCCCCCGGGCCGGGCGACGCCCTGACCAGGGTCCCGATGGACGGTCTGACCTTCGTCAGCGTGCACCCCGACGCCCGCCGCCGCGGCGTGCTGCGGGCGATGATGACCGACCACCTGCACCGCGTCCACGAGCGCGGCGAGTGCGCGATCGCGGGGCTGCACGCGTCGGAGACCGCGATCTACGGCCGCTTCGGCTACGGCTGCGCCTCGGTCGAGGCCAAGCTGACGCTGGGGCGTGGCACCGAGCTGAGGGCGCCGGCCCCGCTCGCGGCCGAGGCGGACGGGGTGTCGACCCACGTCGTGACCGTGGACTCCGAGGCGGCGCTCGCCGTGCTGCACGAGGCGCACCTCGCCTGCGCCGGCGTCACGCTCGGCGCGGTCACCCGGCCCGAGGCCCTGGCGCAGCGATGGTTCGCCTTCCGCGACCACCCGCAGGCGCGGGGCAGCAAGGAGCCCCAGCGGCTGCTCGTCGCGCGGCGGGACGGACAGGTCAGCGGGTATGCCGTCTTCCGCCGGGAGAGCAAGTGGGAGGACGGCAAGCCGGCGGGCGAGGTCACCGTGGGCGAGCTGGGCGCCACCGACGACGCCACCCTGCTCGCGCTGGCCCGACGCCTGGTGGACCTCGACCTCACGGCGAGGACGACCTTCTGGTCCCGGCCGACCGACGACCCGGTCGCGTGGTGGACGGGCGGGCCGCGCGGCGCCGACGTGCAGCTCTTCGACGCGCTGTGGATCCGGCTGGTCGACCTGCCCCGAGCGCTGACCGAGCGTGGCTACGCCGACGGCTCGCCGCTGGACCTCGTGCTCGAGGTGACCGACGAGGTCTGCCCGTGGAACGCAGGGCGGTGGCGGCTGCGGATCGAGGCCGACGGGCGGGCCGAGGTGAGCGCGAGCGACGCCGACCCGGACCTCGAGACGCCGGTGGCGGCGCTGGGCGCGGCATACCTCGGCGGGCGGACGCTGCTCTCCCAGGCGGCCACCCTCGGGGTCACCGAGCGGACGCCGGGCGCGCTGCGCGGGCTGTCGCGCGCCCTGCGGGCCGACCGCGACCCGGTGCCGGCGATCGGGTTCTGA
- the menD gene encoding 2-succinyl-5-enolpyruvyl-6-hydroxy-3-cyclohexene-1-carboxylic-acid synthase, producing MHPSTALATVLVDELVRGGVREAVLAPGSRSAPLAYALAEADRAGRLRLHVRVDERSAGFLALGLARGSGRPVPVVTTSGTAVANLHPAVLEAHHSGIPLVVLSADRPAELRGTGANQTTVQPGIFAGAVSWEADLPAPESIAATAAAHWRTTVCRALAAARGHGTGAEGGGAHGGPVHLDVAFRDPLAPDLQSTGEAPPGRPDGSPWTVVAAPPPAAADPVAGTERTVVLLGDLPDPEQTRAALRWAATAGWPVLAEPFGVLPTGPGVVPQGVLVADRVARGELAELRPDRVLTVGRLTLFRELGALGRLPGVEVEQVSARATWTDPSHVVSRVHGPGVLAVPPEPAPGARAWVDAWVGAGRALGPWVSDAVAGGDLTGPGVAAAVVASLAAGDLLVLGSSNPPRDLALVLDGGQPPVRVVANRGLAGIDGTVSTAVGAGLATGARTTALLGDLTFLHDAGGLLVGPGEPRPDLTLVVVNDDGGGIFSTLEYGEPGRSDTPERAAVTERVFGTPHGADLAALCAAHHVDHLRADSLDDLRAALAKPARGIQVVEVPVDRAGHRRLRDALR from the coding sequence GTGCACCCCTCGACCGCCCTGGCCACCGTCCTCGTCGACGAGCTGGTACGCGGCGGGGTGCGGGAGGCGGTCCTGGCGCCCGGTTCCCGGTCCGCGCCGCTGGCCTACGCGCTCGCCGAGGCCGACCGGGCCGGCCGGCTGCGGCTGCACGTGCGGGTCGACGAGCGCAGCGCCGGCTTCCTGGCGCTGGGCCTGGCCCGGGGGAGCGGGCGGCCGGTCCCGGTCGTCACGACCTCGGGGACCGCGGTCGCCAACCTCCACCCGGCCGTCCTCGAGGCGCACCACAGCGGCATACCGCTCGTCGTGCTCTCCGCCGACCGCCCCGCCGAGCTGCGCGGCACCGGCGCCAACCAGACGACCGTCCAGCCGGGGATCTTCGCGGGTGCCGTGTCGTGGGAGGCGGACCTGCCCGCACCGGAGAGCATCGCCGCGACCGCGGCGGCGCACTGGCGGACGACGGTGTGCCGCGCGCTGGCCGCCGCCCGGGGGCACGGGACCGGAGCTGAGGGCGGTGGCGCTCACGGTGGACCGGTGCACCTCGACGTGGCCTTCCGCGACCCGCTCGCCCCGGACCTCCAGAGCACGGGGGAGGCGCCGCCGGGCAGGCCGGACGGGTCGCCGTGGACCGTGGTGGCCGCACCGCCGCCGGCGGCGGCCGACCCGGTCGCGGGCACGGAGCGCACCGTGGTGCTGCTCGGCGACCTGCCCGACCCGGAGCAGACCCGGGCCGCGCTGCGCTGGGCGGCCACCGCCGGGTGGCCGGTGCTGGCCGAGCCGTTCGGGGTGCTGCCCACCGGGCCCGGTGTCGTGCCGCAAGGGGTGCTCGTGGCCGACCGGGTCGCCCGCGGCGAGCTGGCGGAGCTGCGGCCCGACCGGGTGCTCACCGTGGGGCGGCTGACGCTCTTCCGCGAGCTCGGCGCCCTCGGGCGGCTGCCGGGGGTCGAGGTGGAGCAGGTGTCGGCCCGGGCGACGTGGACCGATCCCTCGCACGTCGTGAGCCGGGTGCACGGCCCGGGCGTGCTGGCCGTGCCGCCGGAGCCCGCGCCGGGTGCTCGTGCGTGGGTGGACGCCTGGGTGGGCGCCGGGAGAGCGCTCGGGCCCTGGGTGTCCGACGCGGTGGCAGGGGGAGACCTCACCGGTCCGGGCGTCGCGGCCGCCGTCGTCGCCTCGCTCGCGGCGGGTGACCTGCTCGTGCTCGGCTCGTCCAACCCGCCACGCGACCTCGCGCTGGTGCTCGACGGCGGGCAGCCGCCGGTGCGGGTGGTCGCCAACCGCGGGCTCGCGGGGATCGACGGCACCGTGTCGACGGCCGTCGGCGCCGGGCTGGCCACCGGCGCGCGGACGACCGCGCTGCTGGGCGACCTCACCTTCCTGCACGACGCGGGCGGGCTGCTCGTCGGGCCGGGGGAGCCGCGCCCGGACCTCACCCTGGTCGTCGTCAACGACGACGGCGGCGGCATCTTCTCGACGCTGGAGTACGGCGAGCCCGGGCGCAGCGACACCCCGGAGCGGGCCGCTGTCACCGAGCGGGTCTTCGGCACCCCGCACGGCGCCGACCTGGCCGCGCTGTGCGCGGCGCACCACGTGGACCACCTCCGCGCCGACTCCCTCGACGACCTCCGGGCGGCGCTCGCGAAGCCGGCCCGGGGCATACAGGTGGTCGAGGTCCCGGTCGACCGGGCCGGCCACCGCCGGCTGCGGGACGCGCTGCGCTGA
- a CDS encoding gluconokinase, with amino-acid sequence MASNFDIERKDAELPLVLAVDVGSTASRGMIYDAQGRPVGKRAKVAHSFTVAADGTSEIDPDQVVQEVRGIIEDLLAALKDEQVAGVALDTFASSLVVVDADGAALTPCFTYADGRCAAQVVELREELSEENLQQRTGTRVHSSYWPARLRWLQAERPEVMKQAATVLSLGDYVMLHLTGTLATGTSTASWTGLVDRHTAQWYPELVEISGIDADQLPPIHHLDEPVAVAPEHAERIAQEWPALAQAQWYAPITDGLAANVGLGAHDETAIGASCATSGAIRVLVREMPETLPPGLWCYRVSHDRSLIGGALNDVGRALAWADVTLAVDDVGPEALSEALRAEPHETTPLVLPFFTGERSTGWASEARAVMVGVTAASAPAEVYRGVVEGIALSYARIAKQLREVAPQPEKLYAGGGVAADRPELMQIMADAMRTPVTPVKMKRSTLHGTALLALESLAPDVRRARPERGETLAPDYARRPYYSERFGRFQLVYEALFD; translated from the coding sequence ATGGCCTCGAACTTCGACATCGAGCGCAAGGACGCCGAGCTGCCCCTGGTCCTCGCGGTCGACGTGGGCTCCACCGCCAGCCGGGGGATGATCTACGACGCGCAGGGCCGCCCGGTGGGCAAACGGGCCAAGGTCGCGCACTCCTTCACCGTGGCCGCCGACGGCACCTCCGAGATCGATCCCGACCAGGTCGTCCAGGAGGTCCGCGGGATCATCGAGGACCTGCTGGCCGCCCTCAAGGACGAGCAGGTCGCCGGGGTCGCGCTCGACACCTTCGCCTCCTCCCTGGTCGTCGTGGACGCCGATGGGGCAGCCCTGACCCCCTGCTTCACGTATGCCGACGGGCGGTGCGCGGCGCAGGTCGTCGAGCTGCGCGAGGAGCTCTCGGAGGAGAACCTGCAGCAGCGCACCGGCACCCGGGTGCACTCCAGCTATTGGCCGGCCCGGCTGCGCTGGCTGCAGGCCGAGCGCCCCGAGGTGATGAAGCAGGCGGCCACCGTCCTGTCCCTCGGCGACTACGTCATGCTCCACCTCACCGGGACCCTCGCGACCGGCACCTCCACCGCCTCCTGGACCGGTCTGGTCGACCGGCACACGGCGCAGTGGTATCCCGAGCTCGTCGAGATCAGCGGCATCGACGCCGACCAGCTCCCGCCGATCCACCACCTGGACGAGCCGGTGGCGGTCGCGCCGGAGCACGCCGAGCGGATCGCGCAGGAGTGGCCGGCCCTGGCGCAGGCGCAGTGGTATGCCCCCATCACCGACGGCCTGGCCGCCAACGTCGGCCTCGGTGCGCACGACGAGACCGCGATCGGCGCCTCGTGCGCCACCTCCGGAGCGATCCGCGTCCTGGTGCGGGAGATGCCCGAGACCCTCCCGCCGGGGCTGTGGTGCTACCGCGTGTCGCACGACCGCTCGCTCATCGGCGGCGCGCTCAACGACGTGGGTCGTGCCCTCGCCTGGGCGGACGTCACCCTGGCTGTCGACGACGTCGGCCCGGAGGCGCTCTCCGAGGCGCTGCGTGCCGAACCGCACGAGACGACGCCGCTGGTGCTGCCGTTCTTCACCGGCGAGCGGAGCACCGGCTGGGCCTCGGAGGCACGGGCGGTCATGGTGGGCGTCACCGCGGCCTCGGCGCCGGCCGAGGTATACCGGGGTGTCGTCGAGGGGATCGCGCTGTCCTACGCCCGCATCGCCAAGCAGCTGCGCGAGGTCGCGCCGCAGCCGGAGAAGCTCTACGCCGGCGGCGGCGTCGCCGCGGACCGGCCCGAGCTCATGCAGATCATGGCCGACGCGATGCGGACGCCGGTGACGCCGGTGAAGATGAAGCGCTCGACGCTGCACGGCACCGCCCTGCTCGCGCTGGAGAGCCTGGCCCCGGACGTGCGCCGGGCCCGGCCGGAGCGCGGCGAGACCCTGGCCCCGGACTACGCCCGCCGGCCCTACTACAGCGAGCGCTTCGGCCGCTTCCAGCTCGTCTACGAGGCGCTCTTTGACTGA
- a CDS encoding M13 family metallopeptidase: MKSGIDRDTMNADVRPQDDLFAHVNGGWLASATIPEDRSRYGAFDTLRENAESAVRDLIERAAERQPALDTPAGKVGALYASFMDTEQVARVGLDPLVEPLRQVAQVTDASAFVGLSARLQREGVDGLAHVWVTADAGDPDSYIAYLHQGGIGLPDEAYYTADEHAAVRDAYRAYLARLLDLAAPALAEAGLDDVLGDDAVQRLYALEERIAAAHWDRVAARDAVKSYTRLTRAELAERTPGWDWDAWAQGLGAPDGALDAVVARQPDVLAAVGEALQEVPLADWQAWLVVRLVDSLAPYLTDDLVEAHFDFHGRTLSGTPANKERWKRGVGLVEALLGEAAGELYVEAHFPPAARERMTELVAHVTEAFRQRITELEWMGEQTQERALEKLAAFRPKIGHPPAFRDYSAYQLDAADLVGNVRRGAAFETDRELGKIGGPIDPDEWLMTPQTVNAYYHPMLNEIVFPAAILQPPFFDVDADDAANYGGIGAVIAHEIGHGFDDQGSRYAGDGSLTDWWTEADREAFDARSQRLVEQFGAFSPRDIPGRTATVNGGLTVGENIGDLCGLELAHLAYRIATDGQAPEVDGWTGDQRFFLGWGSVWRTVAREEEARRLLSVDPHAPADLRANTVRNVDAFHEAFGTQEGDGLWLDPQERVRIF, from the coding sequence ATGAAGTCAGGGATCGACCGCGACACCATGAACGCTGACGTCCGCCCGCAGGACGACCTCTTCGCGCACGTCAACGGGGGCTGGCTCGCGTCCGCGACGATCCCGGAGGACCGGTCGCGCTACGGCGCCTTCGACACGCTGCGGGAGAACGCCGAGTCCGCGGTCCGCGACCTCATCGAGCGCGCCGCCGAGCGGCAGCCCGCGCTGGACACCCCGGCCGGCAAGGTGGGCGCGCTCTACGCCAGCTTCATGGACACCGAGCAGGTGGCTCGGGTCGGCCTCGACCCCCTGGTCGAGCCGTTGCGGCAGGTCGCGCAGGTCACGGACGCGAGCGCCTTCGTCGGGCTGTCCGCCCGGCTGCAGCGCGAGGGCGTCGACGGGCTGGCGCACGTGTGGGTCACCGCGGACGCGGGGGATCCGGACAGCTACATCGCCTACCTGCACCAGGGGGGCATCGGGCTGCCGGACGAGGCCTACTACACCGCGGACGAGCACGCCGCGGTCCGCGACGCCTACCGCGCCTACCTCGCCCGCCTGCTCGACCTGGCCGCCCCGGCCCTCGCGGAGGCCGGCCTCGACGACGTGCTCGGTGACGACGCCGTGCAGCGCCTGTATGCCCTCGAGGAGCGGATCGCCGCCGCGCACTGGGACCGGGTCGCCGCGCGGGACGCGGTCAAGAGCTACACCCGGCTCACCCGCGCCGAGCTGGCCGAGCGGACGCCCGGCTGGGACTGGGACGCCTGGGCGCAGGGACTCGGCGCCCCCGACGGCGCTCTCGACGCGGTCGTCGCCCGGCAGCCCGACGTCCTCGCCGCCGTCGGTGAGGCGCTCCAGGAGGTGCCGCTGGCCGACTGGCAGGCCTGGCTCGTCGTGCGGCTCGTCGACTCGCTCGCGCCCTACCTCACCGACGACCTCGTCGAGGCGCACTTCGACTTCCACGGCCGCACCCTGTCCGGCACGCCGGCCAACAAGGAGCGGTGGAAGCGCGGCGTCGGGCTGGTCGAGGCGCTGCTCGGCGAGGCGGCGGGCGAGCTCTACGTCGAGGCCCACTTCCCGCCGGCCGCCCGCGAGCGGATGACCGAGCTGGTCGCCCATGTCACCGAGGCCTTCCGGCAGCGCATCACCGAGCTGGAGTGGATGGGGGAGCAGACCCAGGAGCGCGCCCTGGAGAAGCTCGCGGCCTTCCGGCCCAAGATCGGCCACCCGCCCGCCTTCCGCGACTACTCGGCCTACCAGCTCGACGCCGCCGACCTCGTCGGCAACGTGCGCCGCGGCGCCGCCTTCGAGACCGACCGCGAGCTCGGCAAGATCGGCGGCCCGATCGATCCGGACGAGTGGCTGATGACCCCGCAGACGGTCAACGCCTACTACCACCCGATGCTCAACGAGATCGTCTTCCCGGCGGCCATCCTGCAGCCGCCCTTCTTCGACGTCGACGCCGACGACGCCGCCAACTACGGCGGGATCGGGGCGGTCATCGCGCACGAGATCGGGCACGGCTTCGACGACCAGGGCAGCAGGTATGCCGGTGACGGATCGCTCACCGACTGGTGGACCGAGGCCGACCGGGAGGCCTTCGACGCCCGCAGCCAGCGGCTCGTCGAGCAGTTCGGCGCCTTCTCCCCGCGCGACATCCCGGGTCGGACCGCGACGGTCAACGGCGGCCTCACCGTCGGCGAGAACATCGGTGACCTGTGCGGCCTCGAGCTGGCCCACCTCGCCTACCGCATCGCCACCGACGGCCAGGCCCCGGAGGTCGACGGGTGGACCGGTGACCAGCGTTTCTTCCTCGGCTGGGGCTCGGTCTGGCGCACCGTCGCCCGGGAGGAGGAGGCCCGCCGGCTGCTGTCCGTGGACCCGCACGCCCCGGCCGACCTGCGCGCCAACACGGTGCGCAACGTCGACGCCTTCCACGAGGCCTTCGGCACCCAGGAGGGCGACGGCCTCTGGCTCGACCCGCAGGAGCGGGTCCGGATCTTCTGA
- a CDS encoding NUDIX domain-containing protein translates to MTEETPAGVSASDYLPPTHIRVLSLALIRHPGTGALFVTEYLDPARDETLHRPAGGGIEFGETSEQALRREFREEFGAELEVGGRLGVIENIFVFNGRPGHEYIVVHDATFTGRAMLGAGPFPVLDAPSDVGVWRPATGVDLPRLVPDALADLL, encoded by the coding sequence GTGACCGAGGAGACCCCGGCCGGGGTGAGCGCCAGCGACTACCTGCCGCCCACGCACATCAGGGTGCTCAGCCTCGCCCTGATCCGCCACCCGGGCACGGGCGCGCTGTTCGTGACCGAATACCTCGACCCCGCGCGTGACGAGACCCTGCACCGGCCCGCAGGCGGCGGGATCGAGTTCGGCGAGACCTCCGAGCAGGCGCTGCGGCGTGAGTTCCGCGAGGAGTTCGGCGCCGAGCTCGAGGTGGGGGGGCGGCTCGGCGTCATCGAGAACATCTTCGTCTTCAACGGCCGCCCCGGGCACGAGTACATCGTGGTCCACGACGCGACTTTCACCGGCCGGGCGATGCTCGGCGCCGGTCCGTTCCCGGTGCTCGACGCGCCCAGCGACGTCGGGGTGTGGCGCCCGGCGACCGGCGTCGACCTGCCCCGGCTCGTGCCCGACGCCCTCGCCGACCTGCTTTAA
- a CDS encoding ABC transporter ATP-binding protein, translating to MDAIELVEVTKRFGTTTALDRLTMSVAQGEVHGFLGPNGSGKSTTIRVLLGLLRADSGTARLLGGDPWADAPALHRRLAYVPGDVALWPGLTGGEVIDLLGRLRGGLDQGRRADLLERFDLDPTKKGTTYSKGNRQKVALVAALASDVELLLLDEPTSGLDPLMEAQFRLVVEAERERGRTVLLSSHILSEVEHLCDRVSIIRAGQIVESGTLAELRHLTRTSVVAELAVPVPAGVADAPGVHDAQIEGHRLTCQVDDTELGSVMSRLSALGIRSITSTPPTLEELFLRHYDESAP from the coding sequence GTGGACGCCATCGAGCTCGTCGAGGTCACCAAACGGTTCGGCACGACCACGGCGCTGGACCGGCTCACCATGTCGGTCGCGCAGGGCGAGGTGCACGGCTTCCTCGGTCCCAACGGCTCGGGCAAGTCGACCACCATCCGCGTCCTGCTCGGGCTGCTGCGCGCCGACTCCGGAACCGCGCGGCTGCTCGGGGGCGACCCGTGGGCGGACGCACCCGCGCTGCACCGGCGCCTGGCCTACGTGCCCGGTGACGTCGCGCTGTGGCCCGGGCTCACCGGTGGCGAGGTCATCGACCTGCTCGGACGGCTGCGCGGCGGGCTGGACCAGGGCCGTCGCGCCGATCTGCTGGAGCGCTTCGACCTCGACCCGACCAAGAAGGGCACGACCTACTCCAAGGGCAACCGGCAGAAGGTCGCGCTCGTCGCGGCCCTCGCCTCGGACGTCGAGCTGCTCCTCCTCGACGAGCCGACGAGCGGGCTGGACCCGCTCATGGAGGCGCAGTTCCGTCTCGTCGTCGAGGCCGAGCGCGAGCGGGGCCGGACCGTGCTGCTCTCCAGCCACATCCTGTCCGAGGTCGAGCACCTCTGCGACCGGGTCTCGATCATCCGCGCGGGGCAGATCGTGGAGTCCGGCACGCTCGCCGAGCTGCGCCACCTCACGCGCACCTCCGTGGTCGCCGAGCTCGCCGTGCCGGTGCCCGCCGGGGTCGCCGACGCGCCCGGTGTTCACGACGCGCAGATCGAGGGTCACCGCCTGACGTGCCAGGTCGACGACACCGAGCTGGGCTCGGTGATGTCGCGGCTCTCCGCCCTGGGCATCCGGTCCATCACCTCCACCCCGCCGACGCTGGAGGAGCTCTTCCTGCGGCACTACGACGAGTCGGCGCCGTGA
- a CDS encoding ABC transporter permease, with the protein MTGLGELVRLAARRSRWFYLAWVLALTVVVPATAAAYEQIIDPDNADLLITTMTANPTMRAMLGPPVDLTTAGGFTVWRVGTFVAAMTAIMAVLGIIRSTRAQEEDGRTELLRSGAVGRHAPLAAGMLVTVGACLALGVLVAGAMTALGEPVAGSVAFGAGLALVGATFAGVGAVAAQLSASARTARAIGMWTIAAAYTLRAVADGSSDEAVSRLAWGSPLQWMALVRPYAGERWWVLLLPAAAGLLLLAGAVALEARRDHGSGLWAARRGRSAAPAGLRSGAALAWRLHRGQVVGWSLGMLLFALAMGSLSTSFADMLEQVPQLRVVFERMGGGAEQLAEAFFVAMLGIVSVVMAVVAVQLFGRLPEQEERGHAELVLSTALPRGRLLASHLVIAAAAPVLLLAAVGAVLALNQARATGDASWVAQTAGGALALAPGGLVALGVAVLLHGWAPRRAWLAWVVVGWSLFMVWVGTALGLPEWLTRLTPWAALPQLPVEEMDWAAVLGTLAAAVALMALGAVGYRRRDITGT; encoded by the coding sequence GTGACCGGCCTCGGCGAGCTGGTCCGGCTCGCGGCTCGGCGCAGCCGGTGGTTCTATCTCGCCTGGGTGCTCGCGCTCACGGTCGTCGTGCCGGCCACGGCGGCCGCCTACGAGCAGATCATCGACCCCGACAACGCCGACCTCCTCATCACCACGATGACCGCCAACCCGACGATGCGGGCGATGCTCGGCCCGCCCGTGGACCTCACCACCGCGGGCGGGTTCACCGTCTGGCGGGTCGGCACCTTCGTGGCCGCGATGACCGCGATCATGGCCGTCCTCGGCATCATCCGCTCGACGCGGGCCCAGGAGGAGGACGGGCGCACCGAGCTGCTGCGCTCCGGCGCGGTCGGGCGGCACGCCCCGCTCGCCGCCGGGATGCTCGTCACCGTGGGCGCCTGCCTGGCTCTCGGGGTGCTCGTGGCCGGGGCCATGACGGCCCTCGGCGAGCCGGTGGCCGGGTCCGTCGCCTTCGGTGCCGGTCTCGCGCTCGTCGGCGCCACCTTCGCCGGGGTCGGGGCGGTCGCCGCCCAGCTGAGCGCGTCGGCGCGCACCGCCCGCGCGATTGGGATGTGGACGATCGCGGCGGCATACACCCTGCGCGCGGTGGCCGACGGGTCGAGCGACGAGGCAGTGTCGCGGCTGGCCTGGGGCTCGCCGCTGCAGTGGATGGCGCTGGTGCGGCCGTATGCCGGTGAGCGCTGGTGGGTGCTGCTGCTGCCCGCGGCGGCCGGCCTGCTGCTGCTCGCCGGCGCCGTGGCGCTGGAGGCGCGACGTGACCACGGGTCCGGGCTGTGGGCGGCGCGGCGGGGCCGTTCGGCTGCCCCGGCGGGTCTGCGCAGCGGCGCCGCCCTGGCGTGGCGGCTGCACCGGGGTCAGGTCGTCGGGTGGAGCCTGGGGATGCTGCTCTTCGCTCTCGCCATGGGCTCGTTGTCGACGAGCTTCGCCGACATGCTCGAGCAGGTGCCGCAGCTGCGGGTCGTCTTCGAGCGCATGGGCGGCGGCGCCGAGCAGCTGGCGGAGGCGTTCTTCGTCGCGATGCTGGGCATCGTGTCGGTCGTCATGGCGGTGGTCGCGGTGCAGCTCTTCGGGCGGCTGCCCGAGCAGGAGGAGCGCGGGCACGCCGAGCTGGTGCTCTCGACCGCCCTGCCCCGGGGCCGGTTGCTCGCCAGCCACCTCGTCATCGCCGCCGCCGCGCCGGTGCTGCTGCTCGCCGCGGTCGGGGCGGTCCTCGCGCTCAACCAGGCGCGGGCCACCGGGGACGCGTCCTGGGTCGCGCAGACCGCGGGAGGTGCGCTGGCCCTGGCACCGGGCGGTCTCGTCGCGCTCGGGGTCGCGGTGCTGCTCCACGGGTGGGCGCCCCGGCGCGCGTGGCTCGCCTGGGTGGTCGTCGGGTGGAGCCTGTTCATGGTCTGGGTGGGCACGGCGCTCGGCCTGCCGGAGTGGCTGACGCGGCTGACCCCGTGGGCGGCGCTGCCGCAGCTGCCGGTGGAGGAGATGGACTGGGCCGCCGTGCTCGGCACGCTCGCGGCCGCGGTGGCGCTCATGGCCCTGGGCGCGGTCGGCTACCGACGGCGGGACATCACCGGCACCTGA
- a CDS encoding GOLPH3/VPS74 family protein — translation MLLGEELILLLLDDRTGTWLVRRPAVRAAVRVSLVVELLARRRLALDDHGVLVAGLSGTTGGDRLLEQVAQQVVGQRPAELKRPRRGEVEDLLARLRGSGALRRRWLNRSRHLPRDAHREAGVLARLREALGVDRRPDRHTALLVALVFELGLLPTLFPGEDVLTLDHRAAVIVETLRTDLHYFPSTLGDDARERVEGRDVAEGMGDVLSGVGEALEFLDVVVGAGRLLSLPVRALVRVLGEL, via the coding sequence ATGCTGCTGGGGGAAGAGCTCATCCTGCTGCTGCTTGACGACCGCACGGGCACCTGGTTGGTCCGGCGCCCGGCCGTCCGTGCGGCGGTGCGGGTGTCGCTCGTGGTCGAGCTGCTCGCACGTCGCCGGCTGGCCCTGGACGACCACGGCGTGCTGGTGGCCGGCCTGAGCGGGACGACGGGTGGCGACCGGTTGCTGGAGCAGGTGGCCCAGCAGGTCGTGGGGCAGCGCCCGGCCGAGCTGAAGCGCCCTCGTCGCGGTGAGGTCGAGGATCTGCTGGCGCGGCTGCGGGGCTCCGGCGCGCTCCGCCGGCGCTGGCTGAACCGCTCCCGGCACCTCCCGCGGGACGCCCACCGTGAGGCGGGCGTCCTCGCCCGGCTGCGCGAGGCGCTGGGGGTGGACCGGCGACCGGACCGGCATACCGCGCTGCTCGTCGCCCTTGTCTTCGAGCTCGGCCTGCTGCCGACCCTCTTCCCTGGCGAGGACGTCCTCACGCTCGACCACCGGGCCGCCGTCATCGTCGAGACGCTGCGGACCGACCTGCACTACTTCCCGTCGACACTGGGTGACGACGCCCGCGAGCGGGTCGAGGGGCGGGACGTCGCCGAGGGCATGGGCGACGTCCTCTCCGGGGTCGGGGAGGCGCTGGAGTTCCTGGACGTGGTGGTCGGCGCCGGCCGGCTCCTGAGCCTGCCGGTGCGCGCGCTGGTGCGGGTGCTCGGCGAGCTCTGA